A genomic window from Candidatus Brocadiaceae bacterium includes:
- a CDS encoding HlyD family efflux transporter periplasmic adaptor subunit, with protein MRGFSSKSAVCEVVLAVLAVVCSWGVSTQAAEEHAAAVVQGIQIPGEISAADAVWVGRREVHWKFRGDVIREIVPEGTFVHKGDFLLSVETNLWERERDNCQGLVKRREAELAGAEARLSAAQADLEATKKKAAPRLQPLQLAVERLRGLPDPIELSAARSDLELRLAHSKEARRQVEAVDAMVESQAEARQAVMEARLAADIAAADADVARAELSEVEQGAESREIEIAESELAMARMDADLDIAEKSLAVERARLDVRGGEYRLSLAQREVDLWEGIIAGAVRTAPADGFVAYEKTYVGSGQFEKVGPGVEVGWGERICSIFGGRAFRFRGRAGEGVLGRIHAGQTARVTLSALPEQVLTGRVTSLDVASAREDEERPAVAELESPRPKEFEVLIEIDNPPDGLLPGLGGEATIVADATPEGSSGRSAHGPALQSAPDALRFAGAVEPVRSTAVLTHNSVAGTIIRLAPQYSWLNEGDAVLETNGYHTHAYVKRAEDPPKFARAELEQLRRKMDNETSRWRAEVRKAQMARKVAGLRLDLLRAQPGPHPIAAEEARLRRAEIERERARQRLALAREAGLDSVRELQAKELAESLADLAVREAEIRLAKVKAGAPAARIREAELDLEEAEGKLAFAEAMADKMASVTEAELAVAQAAVADADEESQHYKDQYEYRIVRAPVAGSIMYNPYIHYLRKRVSIGDDLPASVQCVGYIVDLSRLKFCAVVEEPYLGRVAIGDKARVELLAFPGRAFDGEVLSVVPLVTDREEILSTMVDAPRLSGVRAARVDVLVELPQGEELRVLPGMTGTVELAAARTGKE; from the coding sequence GTGCGTGGATTCTCCTCAAAGAGCGCAGTGTGCGAGGTGGTCCTGGCCGTGCTGGCTGTGGTCTGCTCCTGGGGCGTGTCGACCCAAGCGGCCGAGGAGCATGCGGCGGCTGTGGTCCAGGGCATCCAGATCCCCGGCGAGATTTCGGCCGCCGATGCTGTCTGGGTTGGGCGGCGCGAGGTCCACTGGAAGTTCCGGGGTGACGTTATCAGGGAAATCGTGCCTGAGGGAACCTTCGTCCACAAGGGCGACTTCCTACTGAGCGTAGAGACGAACCTGTGGGAGCGCGAGAGGGACAACTGCCAGGGGCTAGTCAAGAGACGTGAAGCCGAACTGGCGGGCGCAGAGGCCCGGCTCAGCGCCGCCCAGGCCGATCTTGAGGCGACCAAGAAGAAGGCTGCGCCCCGCCTCCAGCCCCTGCAACTGGCGGTCGAACGGCTCCGGGGGCTGCCCGACCCGATCGAGCTGTCTGCCGCCCGATCGGACCTGGAGCTGCGGCTTGCGCACTCGAAGGAGGCACGTCGACAGGTCGAGGCAGTCGATGCGATGGTCGAGTCCCAGGCGGAGGCCCGGCAGGCCGTGATGGAGGCTCGGCTTGCCGCCGACATCGCTGCTGCCGACGCCGATGTCGCGCGCGCAGAACTGAGCGAAGTGGAGCAAGGTGCCGAATCGCGGGAGATCGAGATTGCTGAGTCGGAACTGGCCATGGCACGGATGGACGCCGATTTGGATATTGCCGAGAAGTCGCTGGCAGTCGAGAGAGCGCGCCTGGACGTGCGCGGTGGGGAGTACCGGCTCTCCCTCGCCCAAAGGGAGGTCGATCTCTGGGAAGGCATCATTGCGGGTGCCGTGCGGACGGCGCCCGCTGACGGCTTTGTTGCTTACGAGAAGACGTACGTCGGGTCCGGACAGTTTGAGAAGGTGGGCCCCGGCGTCGAGGTCGGATGGGGTGAGCGCATCTGCTCCATCTTCGGCGGGAGAGCATTCCGCTTCCGCGGACGGGCCGGCGAGGGTGTCCTGGGGCGTATCCATGCCGGGCAGACTGCCCGGGTCACACTGTCAGCGCTTCCGGAACAGGTCCTCACGGGCCGCGTCACGTCGCTGGATGTGGCCAGCGCCAGGGAAGACGAGGAGCGGCCCGCTGTCGCGGAACTGGAATCGCCTCGGCCGAAGGAGTTTGAGGTGCTCATCGAGATCGACAACCCGCCGGACGGGCTCCTGCCGGGCCTCGGCGGCGAAGCCACGATAGTCGCCGACGCCACGCCGGAAGGGTCGTCCGGGCGCTCCGCACACGGACCAGCCCTGCAAAGCGCCCCGGACGCACTGCGATTCGCCGGGGCCGTCGAACCCGTGCGCAGCACGGCCGTCCTCACCCACAACAGCGTCGCCGGGACCATCATCCGTCTGGCGCCGCAGTATAGCTGGCTGAACGAAGGCGACGCGGTCCTGGAGACGAACGGCTACCACACGCACGCCTATGTGAAGCGGGCGGAGGATCCCCCCAAGTTTGCGCGCGCCGAACTCGAACAACTGCGCCGCAAGATGGACAACGAAACGAGTCGCTGGCGGGCGGAGGTCAGGAAGGCGCAAATGGCGCGCAAAGTCGCCGGCTTGCGACTTGATCTGCTCCGGGCCCAGCCCGGTCCGCACCCCATTGCGGCGGAAGAGGCCAGACTCCGCCGGGCCGAGATCGAACGCGAGCGCGCCCGGCAACGGCTGGCGCTGGCCCGGGAGGCCGGTCTGGACTCGGTCCGCGAACTGCAGGCGAAGGAACTGGCGGAGTCGCTCGCCGATTTGGCCGTTCGGGAGGCGGAGATCCGCCTGGCGAAGGTGAAAGCAGGCGCTCCCGCCGCCCGGATCCGCGAGGCCGAACTCGACCTCGAAGAGGCCGAGGGGAAGCTCGCGTTCGCCGAAGCAATGGCGGACAAGATGGCGTCCGTCACCGAGGCGGAGCTGGCCGTCGCTCAGGCTGCTGTGGCCGACGCTGACGAGGAGTCCCAGCACTACAAGGACCAGTACGAGTACAGGATCGTGCGCGCCCCCGTAGCCGGGAGCATCATGTACAACCCCTACATCCATTACCTTCGCAAGCGCGTCTCCATTGGGGACGACCTTCCGGCGTCGGTCCAGTGTGTCGGGTACATCGTGGACTTGTCGCGACTCAAGTTCTGCGCAGTCGTCGAGGAGCCTTATCTGGGTCGCGTGGCGATCGGCGACAAGGCGCGGGTCGAGCTACTAGCATTCCCAGGGCGGGCCTTCGACGGCGAAGTGCTCTCGGTCGTGCCGCTCGTGACGGACCGGGAGGAGATCCTGTCAACGATGGTCGACGCTCCCCGCCTCTCCGGCGTCCGAGCGGCGCGAGTGGACGTCCTTGTCGAATTGCCGCAGGGCGAAGAGCTGCGGGTGTTGCCGGGAATGACGGGGACGGTTGAGTTGGCCGCCGCCCGGACGGGCAAGGAGTAG
- a CDS encoding efflux RND transporter periplasmic adaptor subunit has translation MPTLTLPGEVRSTHWHDIVSHYCYWMIVGWMADEASAVAAGDPVASVFNETVETRVAERKRDLRRGKVREGLSRARFELAEMTDQQTVRAADIALRRARIRLEALDEGPLEGDLQLAQLACERCRLERDAAATALTRAKGLAEKGLTARESARELDHKHRLAEAQLKKAKADLAVLTHQPGDAELLDTRRAVTQAESALESAREAAAAARALHAANLAQAERAGEVQQAALDHWLGCQERETRRAPMAGIVVRPPIYVGGKARPGVGPLWTATIAQVLDPSQWAFVARAGEDEVAQISVGQPVELSIPGLPGRTLAGTVAAVGATADDLSRTAQFANWEERPDAGVNVYDVVIAVDHAAGLNLPQNMSGEAVIALAEARTVLLVPQACLREAADSRWALVRRGGAWLPQAVEVAGEHNGMAVIAAGLEPGDEVAILSD, from the coding sequence GTGCCCACGCTGACGCTGCCCGGCGAGGTGAGATCCACGCACTGGCACGACATCGTCAGCCACTACTGCTACTGGATGATCGTCGGCTGGATGGCGGACGAAGCGAGTGCCGTAGCTGCGGGCGATCCAGTGGCGTCGGTGTTCAACGAGACGGTCGAGACACGGGTCGCGGAGCGGAAGCGGGACTTGCGACGCGGGAAGGTGCGCGAGGGCCTCTCCCGCGCCCGTTTCGAGTTGGCCGAGATGACGGACCAGCAGACCGTGCGCGCGGCGGACATTGCGCTCCGCCGCGCCCGGATACGCCTGGAGGCGCTCGACGAAGGGCCCCTTGAGGGCGACCTCCAGTTGGCTCAGTTGGCGTGCGAGCGCTGTCGGCTGGAGCGCGACGCAGCGGCCACCGCTCTGACCCGCGCAAAGGGCCTGGCGGAGAAGGGCCTGACCGCGCGGGAAAGCGCACGGGAACTCGATCACAAGCACCGCCTGGCCGAGGCACAGTTGAAGAAAGCGAAGGCGGACCTGGCCGTCCTGACGCACCAGCCTGGCGATGCCGAGTTGCTCGACACGCGGCGCGCGGTCACCCAGGCGGAGTCGGCGCTCGAGTCGGCGCGAGAGGCGGCGGCCGCTGCCCGCGCACTGCACGCGGCGAACCTCGCGCAGGCGGAGCGTGCGGGCGAAGTGCAGCAGGCCGCGCTCGACCACTGGCTGGGGTGCCAGGAGCGGGAGACGCGCAGGGCGCCGATGGCCGGCATCGTTGTTCGCCCTCCCATCTACGTCGGCGGCAAGGCACGTCCCGGCGTCGGACCGCTCTGGACGGCGACGATCGCCCAGGTTCTGGATCCGTCGCAGTGGGCGTTTGTCGCTCGCGCCGGCGAGGACGAGGTAGCGCAGATATCGGTGGGGCAGCCGGTCGAACTCAGCATTCCCGGCTTGCCGGGCAGAACGCTCGCCGGGACGGTGGCGGCGGTCGGCGCCACAGCCGACGACCTTTCGAGGACGGCGCAGTTCGCCAATTGGGAGGAGCGCCCAGATGCGGGTGTGAACGTCTACGATGTCGTGATCGCCGTCGACCACGCGGCAGGACTGAACCTGCCGCAGAACATGAGCGGTGAAGCCGTGATAGCGCTCGCGGAGGCACGCACCGTCCTGCTTGTGCCACAGGCATGCCTCCGTGAGGCCGCGGATAGCCGCTGGGCCCTCGTCCGTCGCGGCGGCGCGTGGCTACCGCAGGCCGTGGAAGTCGCCGGGGAGCACAACGGAATGGCCGTGATTGCCGCAGGGCTCGAGCCTGGCGACGAAGTGGCGATTCTGAGCGACTGA